One stretch of Ooceraea biroi isolate clonal line C1 chromosome 4, Obir_v5.4, whole genome shotgun sequence DNA includes these proteins:
- the LOC105281454 gene encoding collagen alpha-1(I) chain-like, producing MDHLETVGKVTKKSGHLQGPYVKALREAAADVRAAFTVIAERRGVGAPPIGEENAALKREVESLRSQISMLRETISLMGRAKAATSSRGGDACDGGESQWVAPTPSWGTRDRGQRLRLGAPGPRRSDSVLRPPRGRGKALQPIGRTPWPPWRLKLWPPWGPWSRGGGGTLGEARQGRRAETITASRSGGVRRHGEEEEEEKDGQEGGRWGERGPARPQPPSGVTAAQSSGGQPGQPGSGHRREGAAVVEGGRQEGKVNHPATGLCG from the coding sequence ATGGACCATCTCGAGACCGTGGGCAAGGTGACCAAGAAGTCGGGCCACCTCCAGGGCCCTTACGTTAAGGCCCTGAGGGAGGCCGCGGCGGACGTCAGGGCGGCGTTCACCGTGATCGCTGAGAGGAGGGGCGTGGGAGCCCCTCCGATCGGCGAGGAGAACGCCGCCCTTAAAAGGGAGGTGGAGTCCCTCAGGTCGCAGATAAGCATGCTGAGGGAGACCATCTCCCTCATGGGCCGGGCGAAAGCGGCAACGTCGTCGAGGGGTGGAGACGCCTGCGACGGGGGGGAGAGTCAGTGGGTGGCTCCCACCCCGTCCTGGGGGACAAGGGACAGGGGCCAAAGACTCCGCCTCGGAGCCCCGGGGCCTCGGAGGTCGGACTCCGTGCTGAGGCCACCCCGCGGAAGAGGGAAGGCCCTCCAGCCGATAGGGAGGACCCCCTGGCCGCCATGGAGGCTAAAATTATGGCCTCCATGGGGGCCATGGTCTCGCGGAGGCGGTGGCACCCTTGGCGAGGCGCGTCAGGGGAGACGAGCCGAGACCATCACCGCAAGCCGGTCAGGAGGAGTCCGGCGACAcggagaagaagaggaggaagagaaagacggGCAAGAAGGAGGGCGGTGGGGCGAGCGGGGCCCCGCCCGCCCTCAGCCCCCCTCCGGCGTAACAGCGGCCCAGTCGAGCGGTGGCCAGCCCGGTCAGCCAGGCTCTGGTCATCGGCGAGAAGGAGCAGCCGTGGTCGAAGGTGGTAGGCAGGAAGGCAAGGTCAACCACCCAGCCACCGGCCTCTGCGGGTAA
- the LOC113561791 gene encoding uncharacterized protein LOC113561791, with the protein MDVLQLNCNHAKAAQDLMLQLMMERNIPVAILAEPYRTEGAGKWSLLMMFFWDVLFVRLGCYFSPNKPLREFEYYLKSLEASVRINSHKKLVVAGDFNARSIEWGDKRTSARGKRLSEWMATNSLQLFNTGCSPTVVRPQGTSVVDTTWGTPSIAPFLSMWKVSEEMLSDHRAILFHISKLSAGRECEFILQETRWVLKQMDPEKLTTMLEFASWATMIPDMTLPPDARAADLVEKVTDICDVVMQRVRRPPNRRRVHWWTPVIAKARRSANAARRKYTRARKGKNVSKINTTRLAYVNARKEYRNKILKAQQEAWQNLLAQVNADLWGRPYRVVLQRLRPRGLGPLDTLSHQDVQEIVSTLFPAGQQNVARLAATGEATRHTPGDPWDTPYEVTRSELEPDARSLRPGFQTPRPPRRHRAGKKKRARIETLLQKRREAFERFLLGLTEPSIDTPSLSETSPSQPTTLLRDEPLAAETRTPPPGERTPSPIGSEWYEPTTPPYPALEVQRREAERPQRANAPSRPIIRSIEITRRAPTPSPLIEVIDLTYDPDTTEELETIHRPPENDTIQPQVITIERLIRVTSTEPVTNETATTEFPEEMEFV; encoded by the exons ATGGACGTTTTGCAACTTAATTGCAATCATGCGAAGGCGGCCCAGGACTTAATGCTGCAACTGATGATGGAACGAAATATCCCAGTAGCAATACTTGCCGAACCCTATCGAACTGAGGGCGCGGGCAAGTGG TCGCTGTTAATGATGTTCTTTTGGGATGTCCTCTTTGTTCGATTGGGCTGCTATTTTTCACCCAATAAACCGCTACGCGAGTTCGAGTATTATCTAAAGTCCCTGGAAGCGTCTGTAAGGATTAATAGCCATAAAAAATTAGTAGTCGCAGGGGACTTTAATGCACGCTCTATTGAATGGGGCGATAAACGCACATCTGCCCGGGGAAAGCGTCTCAGCGAATGGATGGCAACAAATTCGctacaattatttaacacCGGTTGTTCACCAACGGTCGTTCGTCCTCAAGGCACTTCAGTAGTAGACACGACGTGGGGTACACCATCAATCGCTCCATTCCTTTCCATGTGGAAAGTCTCAGAAGAGATGTTATCGGACCACAGAGCAATACTATTTCACATTTCGAAGTTGTCCGCGGGGCGAGAgtgcgaatttatattacaggAGACTAGATGGGTCCTTAAACAAATGGACCCCGAAAAGTTGACAACTATGCTTGAATTCGCTTCCTGGGCCACAATGATCCCAGACATGACACTACCGCCGGATGCGCGGGCGGCGGACCTAGTAGAGAAGGTCACCGATATTTGCGACGTAGTAATGCAACGGGTTCGACGCCCGCCCAATCGACGTCGCGTTCACTGGTGGACCCCTGTAATAGCAAAAGCAAGACGGTCGGCTAACGCGGCTCGCCGTAAATATACTAGAGCACGTAAAGGTAAAAAcgtaagtaaaattaatacaacTAGATTGGCATATGTTAACGCACGTAAggaatatcgaaataaaattctgaaaGCGCAACAAGAGGCATGGCAAAACCTGCTGGCACAAGTAAATGCTGACCTGTGGGGGCGTCCTTACCGAGTCGTGCTCCAACGCTTGAGACCACGTGGTTTGGGACCGCTTGATACTCTCTCCCACCAGGATGTGCAGGAGATTGTCTCCACACTCTTCCCGGCTGGACAGCAAAATGTGGCCCGATTGGCCGCAACAGGAGAGGCAACCAGACACACACCTGGGGATCCCTGGGATACCCCGTACGAGGTCACCCGATCGGAACTCGAAC CGGACGCTCGCTCACTACGACCTGGTTTCCAGACACCGAGACCCCCCCGTCGACATCGCGccgggaagaagaagagggcaAGGATCGAAACCCTTTTGCAAAAACGTCGCGAGGCATTCGAGAGATTTCTACTTGGATTAACCGAGCCATCAATCGATACACCCTCGCTGAGCGAAACTTCGCCCAGCCAACCTACTACACTCCTCCGAGACGAGCCGTTGGCAGCAGAGACTCGTACACCACCCCCGGGCGAACGAACGCCTTCCCCGATAGGATCAGAGTGGTACGAGCCCACCACACCCCCTTACCCTGCTCTAGAAGTCCAGCGACGAGAAGCGGAGCGACCACAGCGGGCAAACGCTCCCTCCCGACCGATCATCCGGTCGATTGAGATCACCCGCCGAGCGCCTACCCCTTCACCTCTAATCGAAGTCATTGATTTGACTTACGATCCCGACACGACCGAGGAGCTGGAAACCATTCATCGTCCCCCCGAGAACGATACTATTCAGCCCCAGGTGATTACCATAGAACGGTTAATTCGGGTAACCTCCACAGAACCAGTAACAAATGAAACAGCTACGACCGAATTCCCCGAGgaaatggagtttgtttaa
- the LOC113561790 gene encoding uncharacterized protein LOC113561790: MERAQKGVDIDALGIAVPRVRRALTGALIAEIPGPESVTKADELASRLEKVFAGSGVRVTRPLKKAELRIRRLDDAATEESVSRAVAAARGCDPCDVEVEPIQRSPDGLGTSWIRLPAQAGGKVADLGRIRVGWAWAPVSVLEPRPLMCFKCLARGHVQATCPSREDRRNLCYRCGAAGHRARGCAADPEGPLCTGLGRRVDHRLGSAACAPLSKGGKSGV; the protein is encoded by the coding sequence ATGGAGAGGGCGCAGAAGGGCGTGGATATCGACGCCCTAGGGATCGCCGTGCCACGGGTAAGGAGGGCCCTAACGGGGGCCCTCATTGCTGAGATCCCAGGGCCGGAGTCCGTCACCAAGGCGGACGAACTGGCCTCCCGATTGGAGAAGGTGTTTGCGGGGTCGGGTGTAAGGGTCACCCGGCCCCTCAAGAAGGCGGAGCTGCGCATCCGGCGGCTGGACGACGCTGCCACGGAGGAATCGGTGTCGCGGGCGGTCGCAGCCGCAAGAGGCTGCGACCCCTGCGACGTCGAGGTAGAACCGATCCAGAGGTCCCCAGATGGCCTGGGGACCTCGTGGATCAGGCTTCCTGCGCAGGCCGGCGGAAAGGTCGCCGACCTGGGCAGGATTAGGGTAGGCTGGGCCTGGGCACCAGTAAGTGTGCTGGAGCCCAGGCCACTTATGTGTTTCAAGTGTTTGGCGAGGGGGCACGTGCAAGCGACGTGCCCCAGTAGAGAAGACCGCCGAAACCTGTGCTACAGGTGTGGCGCGGCGGGTCACCGAGCGCGGGGATGCGCCGCTGACCCGGAGGGCCCCCTGTGCACGGGCCTCGGCAGGAGGGTGGACCACAGGCTGGGCAGCGCGGCCTGTGCTCCGCTCTCCAAGGGAGGGAAAAGCGGGGTGTAG
- the LOC113561838 gene encoding uncharacterized protein LOC113561838 has translation MGLDKTRVRYTNTGALLIEVGGPDNKDHADNLAVKLREILRDGARVAHPTKMVELRFVGLDDSVTSDEVAQVIATVGECTTQEVRVGQIKPMRNRLGIVWAQCPLTAAIKVANQKKICLGWMMVKAELMKAKPLKCYRCLEVGHVAQNCTRTDRKGICYRCSTTGHRSADCLATPYCVLCKEAGVAADHRIGSAACHQSNAVAMRADRRNGPPDASIPTR, from the coding sequence ATGGGGCTTGATAAAACTAGAGTGCGTTACACCAACACAGGTGCCTTACTAATAGAAGTGGGTGGCCCTGATAATAAGGACCACGCTGATAACCTAGCCGTGAAACTCCGCGAaattcttcgcgatggtgctcgAGTTGCTCACCCCACTAAAATGGTTGAACTGAGATTCGTCGGTCTTGATGATTCCGTTACATCGGACGAAGTCGCGCAAGTAATTGCCACGGTTGGCGAATGCACAACGCAAGAGGTACGAGTGGGTCAAATCAAGCCAATGCGTAACCGACTAGGAATCGTCTGGGCCCAATGCCCGTTAACTGCTGCCATCAAGGTCGCAAACCAGAAGAAAATTTGCTTAGGATGGATGATGGTCAAGGCGGAGCTTATGAAAGCCAAACCATTGAAGTGTTATCGCTGCTTAGAAGTCGGTCACGTTGCCCAGAATTGTACAAGAACGGACCGGAAGGGCATCTGCTACCGCTGCAGCACGACTGGTCATAGATCGGCAGATTGTCTGGCAACCCCGTACTGTGTCCTCTGTAAAGAAGCAGGAGTTGCGGCAGATCACCGCATAGGGAGCGCAGCATGCCACCAGAGTAACGCTGTTGCAATGAGGGCTGATCGGAGGAATGGCCCACCAGATGCATCTATACCGACACGCTAA